A window from Leifsonia shinshuensis encodes these proteins:
- a CDS encoding MarR family transcriptional regulator — MTSDTQESARHYWYREEADDRSPGLEVLEAMRAYGAAESAMRRRSEGVLRMSENDVSAMRYLLRAQEQGRSVGPKELAEYLGIQSSSVTALLDRLERAGHIRREASPFDRRALIVVPAVPEDELQRAILGDMRQELVDVAASLSPEDAETVIGFLRRMREAVDHIDAAGATGRPHPRAASPRTTA; from the coding sequence ATGACGTCCGATACGCAGGAATCGGCGCGCCACTACTGGTATCGCGAGGAAGCCGACGACCGGTCGCCCGGCCTCGAGGTGCTGGAGGCGATGCGCGCCTACGGCGCCGCCGAGTCCGCCATGCGCCGGCGCTCCGAGGGAGTCCTCCGCATGAGCGAGAACGACGTCTCCGCGATGCGCTACCTGCTCCGCGCGCAGGAGCAGGGCCGCTCGGTCGGGCCGAAGGAGCTCGCGGAGTACCTCGGCATCCAGAGCTCATCCGTCACGGCACTGCTCGACCGTCTCGAACGCGCCGGCCACATCCGCCGGGAGGCGAGTCCATTCGACCGCCGTGCGCTCATCGTCGTCCCGGCCGTGCCCGAGGACGAGCTGCAGCGCGCCATCCTGGGCGACATGCGCCAGGAGCTGGTCGACGTCGCCGCCTCGCTGAGCCCGGAAGACGCGGAGACCGTGATCGGTTTCCTGCGCAGGATGCGCGAGGCGGTCGACCACATCGACGCCGCCGGCGCGACCGGCCGGCCGCATCCCCGGGCTGCATCGCCTCGGACCACCGCGTAA
- a CDS encoding amino acid ABC transporter permease, which translates to MDWLNTITHTFFDIPSMLQVFPQLLGVGLVNTLIISIAATVIGVVLGMVVAVMGISTSRWLRIPARVYTDVFRGLPAILTILLIGQGFARFSQAVFGPSPYPLGILALSLIAAAYIGEIFRAGIQSVDRGQLEACRALGLSYAKAMRLVVVPQGIRRVLPALVNQFIAIVKDSSLVYFLGLLVGERELFRVGQDAAVLTGNLSPLVLAGLFYLVITVPLTHLVNYFDNRFRTGRRKPAPPKSGLDELDEVQPPAPLTLGSNT; encoded by the coding sequence ATGGACTGGCTCAACACCATCACGCACACCTTCTTCGACATCCCGTCGATGCTGCAGGTCTTCCCGCAGCTCCTCGGTGTCGGACTCGTCAACACGCTGATCATCTCGATCGCGGCGACCGTCATCGGCGTCGTGCTCGGCATGGTGGTCGCGGTCATGGGGATCTCCACCTCCCGCTGGCTCCGCATCCCCGCCCGGGTCTACACGGACGTGTTCCGGGGTCTGCCGGCGATCCTCACCATCCTGCTCATCGGGCAGGGGTTCGCACGGTTCTCGCAGGCGGTCTTCGGACCGTCGCCCTACCCGCTGGGCATCCTGGCGCTGTCGCTGATCGCGGCCGCGTACATCGGCGAGATCTTCCGCGCCGGCATCCAGAGCGTCGACCGCGGCCAGCTGGAGGCGTGCCGCGCGCTCGGCCTCAGCTACGCGAAGGCGATGCGCCTGGTGGTCGTGCCGCAGGGCATCCGCCGGGTGCTCCCCGCGCTCGTCAACCAGTTCATCGCCATCGTGAAGGACTCCAGCCTGGTGTACTTCCTCGGCCTGCTGGTCGGGGAGCGGGAGCTGTTCCGCGTCGGCCAGGACGCGGCCGTGCTGACGGGCAACCTGTCGCCCCTGGTGCTGGCCGGCCTCTTCTACCTGGTCATCACGGTGCCGCTCACCCACCTCGTCAACTACTTCGACAACCGGTTCCGCACCGGGCGCCGCAAGCCGGCGCCGCCGAAGAGCGGGCTCGACGAGCTGGACGAGGTCCAGCCGCCCGCCCCCCTCACCCTCGGGAGCAACACATGA
- a CDS encoding MarR family transcriptional regulator has product MGENDLRALRFLLKRQSGGVPATPAELGAELHLKSSSVTVMLDRLTIAGWVARQPHPTDRRSLVIVATPGADEEVRHTLQAMHRRMLAAAGELDPREAEVVREFLGRMAAAVESLDQRDSIS; this is encoded by the coding sequence ATGGGCGAGAACGACCTGCGCGCGCTGCGGTTCCTGCTGAAGCGGCAGAGCGGGGGAGTGCCCGCGACGCCGGCCGAGCTGGGTGCGGAACTGCACCTGAAGTCGTCATCGGTGACCGTGATGCTCGACCGGCTGACGATCGCCGGCTGGGTGGCGCGGCAGCCGCATCCCACCGACCGGCGCTCGCTCGTCATCGTCGCGACGCCGGGCGCCGACGAGGAGGTGCGCCACACGCTGCAGGCGATGCACCGGCGCATGCTCGCGGCGGCGGGGGAGCTCGACCCGCGCGAGGCCGAGGTGGTGCGCGAGTTCCTGGGGCGGATGGCCGCGGCGGTCGAGTCCCTCGACCAGCGCGACAGCATCTCCTGA
- a CDS encoding amino acid ABC transporter ATP-binding protein: MTYTSPLPAQQTPDFRGSALDLVDLTMAYGDIDVLRGVSLSVAPGTTTCVIGPSGSGKSTMLRGINRLHEPKSGDVLLDGQSILGSKPDALRRRIGLVFQHFNLFPDHTALQNVMLALRSVKRMPKAEAQRVAEERLIEVGLGERMDHRPRDLSGGQQQRVAIARALAMEPQVMLFDEVTSALDPELVKGVLNLMADLGRRGMTMVVVTHEMNFARKVADQVVFMDEGRVVEAGRPDDLFDRPQSPRLQRFLSEVL; this comes from the coding sequence ATGACGTACACCTCTCCGCTGCCCGCGCAGCAGACCCCGGACTTCCGCGGATCGGCGCTCGACCTCGTCGACCTGACGATGGCCTACGGCGACATCGACGTGCTGCGGGGCGTCTCGCTCTCGGTCGCCCCCGGCACCACGACCTGCGTGATCGGGCCGTCCGGCTCCGGCAAGTCGACGATGCTCCGGGGGATCAACCGGCTGCACGAGCCGAAGAGCGGCGACGTGCTGCTCGACGGGCAGAGCATCCTGGGCAGCAAGCCGGATGCGCTGCGCCGCCGGATCGGTCTCGTCTTCCAGCACTTCAACCTCTTCCCGGACCACACGGCGCTGCAGAACGTCATGCTCGCCCTGCGCTCCGTGAAGCGGATGCCGAAGGCGGAGGCGCAGCGGGTCGCCGAGGAACGCCTCATCGAGGTCGGGCTCGGCGAGCGCATGGACCACCGCCCGCGCGACCTCTCTGGCGGCCAGCAGCAGCGCGTCGCGATCGCCCGGGCGCTCGCGATGGAGCCGCAGGTGATGCTGTTCGACGAGGTGACGAGCGCGCTGGACCCCGAGCTGGTCAAGGGCGTCCTCAACCTCATGGCCGACCTCGGCCGGCGCGGCATGACGATGGTCGTCGTCACCCACGAGATGAACTTCGCCCGCAAGGTCGCAGACCAGGTCGTGTTCATGGACGAGGGACGCGTCGTGGAGGCGGGGCGCCCCGACGACCTGTTCGACCGGCCGCAGAGCCCCCGCCTGCAGCGCTTCCTGTCGGAGGTGCTGTGA
- a CDS encoding CsbD family protein, which translates to MGLDDKIENAGEKLGGNAKEAAGKATGDERLEAEGKGDQAKADVKQAGEKIKDAFKD; encoded by the coding sequence ATGGGACTCGACGACAAGATCGAGAACGCCGGAGAGAAGCTGGGCGGCAACGCCAAGGAGGCTGCGGGCAAGGCCACCGGCGACGAGCGCCTCGAAGCCGAGGGCAAGGGCGACCAGGCCAAGGCCGACGTCAAGCAGGCCGGCGAGAAGATCAAGGACGCCTTCAAGGACTGA
- the treY gene encoding malto-oligosyltrehalose synthase — translation MNTVSTYRLQISPDFTLRDATQVLDYIQRLGAEGVYLSPLLEAEPGSMHGYDVVDHSRVDSSRGGPEALSEFSDAAHARGLKVLVDIVPNHMGVATPAVNAWWWDLLTLGRDSRYASYFDIDWEFGNGRLRLPVLGDGPDEEDALRVEDGELRYYDHRFPIAPGTGDGSPREVHARQNYELMSWRRADAEMNYRRFFAVTTLAGLRVEDQQVFDDTHREIGRWLHEGLVDGLRVDHPDGLRDPGQYLERLRALAGDKPIWVEKIIEGDERMPDWPVQGTTGYDALAVIDRVFVDPAGEGPLTALAGEFDDREENQDWIELVHRRKRAVADSILRSEVLRVVRELGEGFDEEVADAVAELAAWFPVYRSYLPFGAEYLEEARLAAAESRPDLAPIIARITDRLGDRFEQTTGAIMAKGVEDNAFYRFTRLVSLTEVGGDPSEFALSPEEFHRRQADRQRRLPDSMTVLSTHDTKRGEDTRARISALAELPGRFERFLRTVREHVGIGDGSLESLLWQSVIGAWPASRERLQAYALKAAREAGASTAWTDPDEAFEQRMAAAIDAAFDDERVRAEVEALSAVIDGPGASNGLGAKLLQLTSPGRPDVYQGSERWERSLVDPDNRRPVEFDAAAALLAHIDEGWQPEIDSSGAAKVLVTSRALRLLRDRPELFTGYRPVYAEGSRAGHLIGFDRGGAIALATRLPVGLSATGGWADTTIDLGEASMRDEFTGAEYTGRVPLSAVFERYPVALLAVTR, via the coding sequence ATGAACACTGTGAGCACCTACCGTCTTCAGATCTCCCCCGACTTCACGCTTCGCGACGCCACCCAGGTGCTCGACTACATCCAACGGCTCGGCGCGGAAGGGGTCTACCTCTCGCCGCTGCTCGAAGCCGAGCCCGGCTCGATGCACGGCTACGACGTCGTCGACCACAGCCGGGTGGACTCCTCGCGCGGCGGCCCGGAGGCGCTCTCGGAGTTCTCGGACGCCGCCCACGCGCGCGGGCTCAAGGTGCTCGTCGACATCGTCCCCAACCACATGGGCGTCGCGACGCCCGCCGTCAACGCCTGGTGGTGGGACCTGCTGACCCTCGGCCGCGACTCGCGCTACGCCTCCTACTTCGACATCGACTGGGAGTTCGGGAACGGCCGTCTGCGCCTGCCTGTGCTCGGCGACGGTCCGGACGAGGAGGACGCCCTGCGCGTCGAGGACGGCGAGCTGCGCTACTACGACCACCGCTTCCCCATCGCCCCCGGGACCGGGGACGGCTCGCCGCGCGAGGTGCACGCACGGCAGAACTACGAACTCATGTCGTGGCGGCGGGCCGACGCCGAGATGAACTACCGCCGCTTCTTCGCCGTCACGACGCTCGCCGGACTGCGGGTCGAGGACCAGCAGGTGTTCGACGACACGCACCGCGAGATCGGCCGGTGGTTGCACGAGGGTCTCGTGGACGGCCTCCGCGTCGACCACCCGGACGGCCTCCGCGATCCCGGCCAGTACTTGGAGCGCCTGCGCGCCCTGGCCGGCGACAAGCCGATCTGGGTCGAGAAGATCATCGAGGGCGACGAGCGGATGCCCGACTGGCCCGTGCAGGGAACCACCGGCTACGACGCCCTCGCCGTGATCGACCGCGTCTTCGTCGACCCGGCGGGCGAGGGCCCGCTGACCGCCCTGGCGGGCGAGTTCGACGACCGGGAGGAGAACCAGGACTGGATCGAGCTGGTCCACCGCCGGAAGCGCGCGGTCGCTGACAGCATCCTCCGCTCCGAGGTGCTGCGAGTGGTCCGGGAGCTGGGCGAGGGCTTCGACGAGGAGGTCGCGGATGCGGTCGCCGAGCTGGCCGCCTGGTTCCCGGTGTACCGCAGCTACCTCCCGTTCGGCGCCGAGTACCTGGAGGAGGCGCGCCTCGCGGCCGCCGAGTCCCGGCCCGATCTCGCGCCGATCATCGCCCGCATCACCGACCGCCTCGGCGACCGCTTCGAGCAGACGACCGGCGCGATCATGGCGAAGGGTGTCGAGGACAACGCCTTCTACCGCTTCACCCGCCTGGTCTCGCTCACCGAGGTCGGGGGCGATCCGTCCGAGTTCGCGCTCTCGCCGGAGGAGTTCCACCGCCGCCAGGCCGACCGTCAGCGGCGGCTGCCCGACTCGATGACCGTGCTGTCCACCCACGACACCAAGCGCGGCGAGGACACGCGCGCCCGCATCTCCGCGCTGGCGGAGCTGCCCGGCCGCTTCGAGCGCTTCCTGCGGACGGTGCGCGAGCACGTCGGGATCGGCGACGGGTCGCTGGAGAGCCTGCTGTGGCAGTCGGTAATCGGCGCGTGGCCGGCGTCGCGGGAGCGGCTGCAGGCGTACGCCTTGAAGGCGGCGCGCGAGGCGGGCGCATCCACCGCCTGGACCGACCCGGACGAGGCCTTCGAGCAGCGCATGGCCGCGGCCATCGACGCCGCCTTCGACGACGAGCGGGTCCGCGCGGAGGTGGAGGCCCTGTCCGCCGTGATCGACGGACCGGGCGCGAGCAACGGCCTGGGCGCGAAGCTGCTGCAGCTGACGTCTCCCGGGCGCCCGGACGTGTACCAGGGCTCGGAGCGCTGGGAGCGGTCGCTGGTCGACCCGGACAACCGCCGCCCGGTCGAGTTCGACGCCGCCGCGGCCCTGCTCGCCCACATCGACGAGGGATGGCAGCCCGAGATCGACTCGTCGGGCGCGGCCAAGGTGCTGGTCACCTCGCGCGCCCTCCGGCTGCTGCGCGACCGTCCCGAGCTGTTCACCGGCTACCGCCCGGTGTACGCGGAGGGATCGCGCGCCGGCCACCTCATCGGGTTCGACCGCGGCGGGGCCATCGCCCTCGCGACGCGGCTCCCGGTCGGGCTCTCCGCCACCGGCGGCTGGGCCGACACCACCATCGACCTCGGGGAGGCATCCATGCGCGACGAGTTCACCGGCGCCGAGTACACGGGACGCGTCCCGCTCAGCGCCGTGTTCGAGCGGTACCCGGTCGCCCTGCTGGCGGTGACGCGATGA
- a CDS encoding helix-turn-helix domain-containing protein, whose protein sequence is MIRSVAVPLIDEFAMFEFGVVCEVFGLDRSYAGLEPFDFRVCTIHPDTAVTSPVGVRVTAPYGLEAMDDADLIAVPAATVRDEYPQEFLDALRRAYDRGAILLSVCSGAFALGAAGLLDGRDCTTHWRFSDELQRRFPAARVDPDVLFVDDGRIITSAGTSAGIDASLHLVRRELGSAVANTIARNMVVPPQRDGGQRQYIDKPVSDCEDDTFSELIDYLTERLDESHTVGSLAERTHMSTRSFSRRFVAETGVPPMQWLTTQRILRARLLLETTDLPIDEVARQCGFGSATLLRHHFDAEVGVPPTRYRAAFARA, encoded by the coding sequence ATGATCCGATCGGTCGCTGTGCCCCTCATCGACGAGTTCGCCATGTTCGAATTCGGGGTCGTCTGCGAGGTCTTCGGGCTCGACCGCAGCTACGCGGGACTCGAGCCGTTCGACTTCCGGGTGTGCACCATCCACCCCGACACGGCAGTGACGAGCCCGGTCGGCGTCCGCGTGACCGCGCCCTACGGCCTCGAGGCGATGGACGACGCCGACCTGATCGCCGTGCCCGCCGCCACGGTGCGAGACGAGTACCCGCAGGAGTTCCTGGATGCGCTGCGCAGAGCGTACGACCGTGGCGCCATCCTGCTCAGCGTCTGCTCCGGCGCATTCGCCCTCGGAGCCGCCGGCCTGCTCGACGGGCGCGACTGCACCACGCACTGGCGGTTCTCCGACGAGCTGCAGCGCCGCTTCCCGGCCGCCCGCGTGGACCCCGACGTCCTCTTCGTGGACGACGGCCGCATCATCACCTCTGCCGGCACCTCGGCCGGGATCGACGCCAGCCTGCACCTCGTGCGCCGGGAGCTCGGGAGCGCGGTCGCCAACACCATCGCCCGCAACATGGTGGTGCCGCCGCAGCGCGACGGCGGCCAGCGCCAGTACATCGACAAGCCGGTCAGCGACTGCGAGGACGACACCTTCAGCGAGCTGATCGACTACCTGACCGAGCGCCTCGACGAGTCGCACACGGTGGGCAGCCTCGCCGAGCGCACCCATATGTCCACGCGCAGCTTCTCACGCCGCTTCGTCGCCGAGACCGGCGTGCCCCCGATGCAGTGGCTCACGACCCAGCGCATCCTGCGCGCGCGACTGCTGCTCGAGACCACGGACCTGCCGATCGACGAGGTCGCCCGCCAGTGCGGCTTCGGGAGCGCGACGCTCCTCCGTCACCACTTCGACGCCGAGGTGGGCGTCCCGCCCACCCGCTACCGGGCGGCCTTCGCCCGGGCGTGA
- a CDS encoding LacI family DNA-binding transcriptional regulator has protein sequence MSPRPGSRRAVTVADIARAAKVSKATAARALGDYGQVSDAVRSRVLAAAEELNYRPNALARSMNTGRSNTIGVVVGDIENPFFAHAMRGISDVANREGYDVILTNSDEDVEAEQAAVDVLLDKQVDALIVAPASSARVGHLAAVGAAGRPLVLLDRRADGRPYDSVTVDNRAAAARATAELLAEGHRRIAFISTHDHPAGVYTPGDTITMSSVADRVAGVMEALTDAGIPSPEQNIRLDARRRGVEAVARDLLEGDDPVTAVIASDSLIAMTVFQTIRTLGLSIPGDVSLISFDNPEWTGITTPPLTVVEQPIYELGAAAARLALQRIHGERVDDAAVVFDADLLRRASVGPAPRAGAPVAALSETEGRNTP, from the coding sequence ATGTCCCCACGACCCGGGTCCCGCCGCGCCGTCACGGTGGCCGACATCGCCCGGGCGGCGAAGGTCTCGAAGGCCACGGCCGCCCGAGCGCTCGGCGACTACGGGCAGGTGAGCGACGCGGTGCGGTCGCGCGTCCTGGCCGCGGCCGAGGAGCTCAACTACCGGCCGAACGCGCTCGCACGCTCGATGAACACCGGTCGCTCCAACACGATCGGCGTGGTCGTCGGCGACATCGAGAACCCGTTCTTCGCCCACGCCATGCGCGGCATCTCCGACGTCGCCAACCGCGAGGGCTACGACGTCATCCTCACCAACTCCGACGAGGACGTCGAGGCCGAGCAGGCCGCAGTGGATGTGCTCCTCGACAAGCAGGTCGACGCCCTGATCGTCGCGCCCGCCTCCTCCGCCCGGGTCGGCCACCTCGCCGCCGTCGGCGCGGCGGGGCGCCCGCTGGTGCTGCTCGACCGGCGCGCCGACGGCCGCCCGTACGACTCGGTGACCGTCGACAACCGGGCGGCGGCGGCCCGGGCGACGGCCGAACTGCTGGCCGAAGGCCACCGGCGCATCGCCTTCATCTCCACCCACGACCACCCGGCGGGCGTCTACACCCCGGGCGACACCATCACCATGTCGAGCGTCGCCGACCGCGTCGCCGGCGTGATGGAGGCGCTCACGGACGCCGGCATCCCCTCGCCCGAGCAGAACATCCGGCTGGACGCGCGCCGCCGCGGCGTCGAGGCGGTGGCCCGCGACCTGCTCGAGGGCGACGACCCGGTGACCGCCGTCATCGCGTCGGACAGCCTGATCGCCATGACCGTCTTCCAGACCATCCGCACGCTCGGCCTCAGCATCCCGGGCGACGTGTCCCTGATCTCGTTCGACAACCCGGAGTGGACCGGCATCACCACGCCGCCCCTGACCGTGGTGGAGCAGCCGATCTACGAGCTGGGCGCCGCCGCCGCGCGCCTCGCGCTGCAGCGCATCCACGGCGAGCGGGTGGACGACGCGGCCGTCGTCTTCGACGCCGACCTGCTCCGCCGCGCGTCGGTCGGCCCGGCGCCGCGCGCGGGCGCGCCCGTCGCTGCCCTGTCGGAAACGGAGGGTCGCAACACCCCGTAA
- a CDS encoding ABC transporter substrate-binding protein produces the protein MKRRTFLRPAGLLAAAAAAALVLAGCSAGGAAGSSTKDNPYGLIEAGTVRVASLGDSKPYTFTNAKGDFTGFDVELFTDVAKRAHLGKAVFTGQDFSGLLAAVANHQFDVGVAAIGITKEREKTVDFSDGYLAGYLTVLTTKSSGIDSAKDLAGKRLGVVQGTLQEAYAVKNFPKASLVRFPDNNAAVSALNSGSVDAHFLDYEAAKSYVGQYPQLKDAEDIPSFDAPAGFAIAKGNPALKKALDTALHAAMEDGTWKKLYQKWFPGSPMPEQYLPKAEQTSTPTPSK, from the coding sequence GTGAAACGACGCACCTTCCTCCGGCCGGCCGGACTGCTGGCCGCCGCGGCCGCGGCCGCCCTCGTCCTCGCCGGCTGCAGCGCCGGCGGCGCAGCAGGCAGCTCCACCAAGGACAACCCGTACGGGCTCATCGAGGCGGGGACGGTCCGCGTCGCCAGCCTCGGCGACTCGAAGCCGTACACCTTCACCAACGCCAAGGGCGACTTCACCGGCTTCGACGTCGAGCTCTTCACCGACGTCGCCAAGCGCGCCCACCTCGGCAAGGCGGTCTTCACCGGTCAGGACTTCTCGGGCCTTCTCGCCGCCGTCGCGAACCACCAGTTCGACGTCGGCGTCGCGGCCATCGGCATCACGAAGGAGCGGGAGAAGACGGTCGACTTCTCCGACGGCTACCTCGCGGGCTACCTGACGGTGCTCACCACGAAGTCGAGCGGCATCGACTCCGCGAAGGACCTCGCGGGCAAGCGCCTCGGCGTCGTGCAGGGCACCCTGCAGGAGGCGTACGCCGTCAAGAACTTCCCCAAGGCGAGCCTCGTCCGCTTCCCCGACAACAACGCCGCCGTCTCCGCCCTCAACAGCGGCTCGGTGGATGCGCACTTCCTCGACTACGAGGCGGCCAAGAGCTACGTGGGCCAGTACCCGCAGCTGAAGGACGCTGAGGACATCCCCTCGTTCGACGCTCCGGCCGGTTTCGCCATCGCCAAGGGCAACCCGGCTCTGAAGAAGGCGCTCGACACCGCCCTCCACGCCGCGATGGAGGACGGCACCTGGAAGAAGCTCTACCAGAAGTGGTTCCCGGGCTCGCCGATGCCCGAGCAGTACCTGCCGAAGGCGGAGCAGACCTCGACGCCGACCCCGTCGAAGTAG
- a CDS encoding Gfo/Idh/MocA family oxidoreductase: protein MSGAEPLRVGLIGYGVAGRVFHAPFLAADPAFELAAVVTSQTERLSADHPGARAVPDVDALLAHPGLDLVVVASPTPLHVAQATAAVAAGLATVVDKPFAPDAATGRALIERAEAAGVPFTVFQNRRWDGDFLTLRRLAGDGSLGDVRRFESRFEWWKPAIDDSWKSTTGASEGGGILFDLGSHLIDQALLLFGPARVAHAEIGDRRGGAADDDAFVVLEHDSGTTSHLWMSAVAPISGPRFRVLGSRAGFVSWGLDPQEGQLGGGMRPGDPRLGRATAPARVGTDSHPDEVSLVPGDYAAFYRGLAAALRDGSPLPVDPRESLAALELIDTIHSQNRK from the coding sequence GTGAGCGGCGCCGAGCCCCTGCGCGTCGGACTGATCGGGTACGGGGTCGCCGGGCGCGTCTTCCACGCGCCGTTCCTGGCGGCGGACCCGGCGTTCGAACTCGCGGCGGTCGTCACGTCGCAGACCGAGCGGCTCTCGGCCGACCACCCGGGGGCGCGGGCGGTGCCCGACGTGGATGCGCTGCTCGCGCATCCCGGACTCGACCTGGTGGTCGTGGCCTCGCCCACCCCGCTGCACGTCGCGCAGGCGACCGCCGCGGTCGCCGCCGGCCTCGCGACGGTCGTGGACAAGCCGTTCGCGCCGGACGCCGCAACGGGTCGCGCGCTGATCGAGCGGGCCGAGGCGGCGGGCGTGCCGTTCACCGTCTTCCAGAACCGGCGCTGGGACGGCGACTTCCTCACCCTGCGCCGGCTGGCCGGCGACGGGTCGCTGGGCGACGTGCGGCGCTTCGAGTCGCGGTTCGAATGGTGGAAGCCCGCCATCGACGACTCGTGGAAGTCCACGACCGGTGCGTCCGAGGGCGGCGGAATCCTGTTCGACCTGGGCTCGCACCTGATCGACCAGGCCCTCCTCCTCTTCGGCCCCGCGCGCGTCGCGCACGCCGAGATCGGCGACCGCCGCGGCGGAGCGGCCGACGACGACGCGTTCGTCGTGCTCGAGCACGACTCCGGCACCACGAGCCACCTGTGGATGAGCGCGGTCGCGCCCATCTCCGGGCCGCGGTTCCGCGTGCTCGGCTCGCGCGCCGGCTTCGTCTCCTGGGGCCTCGACCCGCAGGAGGGACAGCTCGGCGGCGGCATGCGGCCCGGCGACCCCCGGCTCGGGCGGGCGACCGCGCCCGCGCGGGTCGGCACCGACTCCCATCCCGACGAGGTCTCCCTCGTCCCCGGCGACTACGCCGCCTTCTATCGCGGCCTCGCCGCCGCACTGCGCGACGGCTCGCCCCTTCCCGTCGACCCCCGGGAGTCGCTCGCGGCCCTCGAACTGATCGACACCATCCACTCGCAGAACCGAAAGTGA